A region from the Leptospirillum ferriphilum ML-04 genome encodes:
- a CDS encoding tetratricopeptide repeat protein yields MTPEEIVALEERLEGNPKSRSFLQLAEAYLESGSVEKALPLLNQGVEYYPYYLAARITLGQVQKTQGLLDDAIRNFEFVTRTIPDNLVAQKNLADLYFRKGDKTKALEAVKMALSLSPGDPELLDLENRIQNPSPSSPVPEPPTKTAPEPPASSPGTIEQSAPPQLEEPVELSEKPMPEPEPAPVPPVPETGASGPETNEGDGMIENIPEESPENEALPDDDELLKMVPTTETMGDLFMSQKRYNQAEKIYDALLAENPADQRLGRKRDAARNHVPLEQDVSPVEEPESEVSAAPLQKEDLLTTFGETQAPVTPVEPEQKAGERTPETPRPSEVYPEPDFRSSPSTEDDKLIALLKERLHRDLVGIIVASENGLALTGQPGERNSEILAAEGTELLRQLDELALALGQGAPIDGFVWLEKSILYFLNRPGKGGLFLWLHSQANIGRCRLLIRQEVGLSSGNGPAR; encoded by the coding sequence ATGACACCTGAAGAAATAGTGGCTCTCGAGGAGCGTCTAGAGGGCAATCCAAAAAGCCGTTCCTTCCTTCAGCTCGCGGAAGCCTATCTCGAATCCGGCTCTGTCGAGAAAGCTCTTCCGCTCCTGAATCAGGGAGTCGAGTATTATCCCTACTACTTGGCTGCCCGGATTACCCTTGGACAAGTCCAGAAGACACAGGGACTTCTCGATGATGCCATCCGGAACTTTGAATTCGTGACCCGGACCATTCCCGACAACCTCGTCGCACAGAAAAACCTGGCGGATCTTTATTTCCGGAAGGGTGACAAGACCAAGGCACTTGAAGCCGTTAAAATGGCCCTCTCCCTGTCTCCCGGCGATCCGGAACTTCTGGATCTCGAAAACAGGATTCAGAACCCTTCCCCCTCTTCTCCCGTTCCGGAACCCCCGACAAAAACAGCCCCCGAACCTCCGGCTTCTTCCCCCGGGACTATAGAGCAAAGTGCACCGCCACAATTGGAAGAACCGGTTGAGCTCTCTGAAAAGCCGATGCCCGAACCAGAACCTGCACCGGTTCCTCCAGTTCCAGAGACTGGAGCCTCGGGTCCCGAGACGAACGAAGGAGACGGGATGATCGAAAATATTCCTGAGGAATCCCCGGAAAACGAAGCGCTACCAGATGATGACGAACTCCTGAAAATGGTCCCCACAACAGAAACAATGGGTGACCTTTTTATGTCCCAAAAACGCTACAACCAGGCGGAAAAAATTTACGACGCTCTCCTGGCGGAGAATCCGGCTGACCAGCGTCTTGGTCGCAAACGGGATGCGGCCCGCAACCACGTTCCTCTCGAACAGGACGTCTCTCCGGTCGAAGAGCCAGAGTCTGAAGTGTCTGCAGCTCCCCTCCAAAAAGAAGATCTTTTGACGACTTTCGGGGAAACGCAGGCCCCCGTCACCCCGGTCGAACCGGAACAGAAGGCTGGAGAACGGACCCCCGAGACACCCAGGCCTTCCGAAGTTTATCCGGAACCAGATTTTCGATCCTCTCCTTCCACCGAAGACGACAAATTGATCGCCCTTCTGAAAGAACGCCTCCACCGGGATCTGGTCGGGATTATTGTTGCATCGGAGAATGGTCTTGCGTTGACCGGTCAGCCGGGAGAGAGGAACAGCGAAATTCTTGCAGCGGAAGGGACAGAACTTCTCCGACAGCTTGACGAACTGGCATTGGCTCTTGGTCAGGGGGCGCCCATAGACGGCTTTGTCTGGCTTGAAAAAAGTATCCTTTACTTTCTGAACAGGCCAGGGAAAGGCGGTCTCTTTCTCTGGCTTCATTCCCAGGCGAATATCGGTCGTTGCCGGTTGCTCATTCGACAGGAAGTGGGTCTCTCTTCGGGCAACGGTCCCGCCAGATGA
- the accB gene encoding acetyl-CoA carboxylase biotin carboxyl carrier protein, with protein sequence MTNEEIKALLALLQSTNVTLFELEQEGVRIKIQKSPLPAGEVFRLPASRPSAGELLDQASAEQSSQSVPPAKTNTRTITAPIVGTFYRSPSPEAAPYVEVGSVVQKGQILCIIEAMKLMNEIESEFEGTVKAILMENGQSVEYGMPLIEIEIGPET encoded by the coding sequence TTGACAAACGAGGAAATAAAAGCCCTTCTGGCCCTCTTGCAATCCACCAACGTCACGCTGTTTGAACTGGAACAGGAAGGCGTTCGCATCAAGATTCAGAAATCCCCCCTTCCGGCTGGCGAGGTCTTCCGTCTTCCCGCTTCCAGACCATCAGCGGGAGAACTTCTGGACCAAGCCTCGGCAGAGCAGTCTTCCCAGTCCGTTCCTCCCGCAAAAACAAACACCCGGACGATCACAGCCCCGATCGTCGGGACCTTCTACCGCTCTCCCTCTCCCGAGGCAGCACCCTATGTTGAAGTGGGATCGGTCGTGCAGAAAGGACAGATCCTCTGTATTATCGAAGCCATGAAACTGATGAACGAGATCGAATCGGAATTTGAAGGAACGGTCAAGGCCATTTTGATGGAAAACGGACAATCCGTCGAATACGGTATGCCTCTGATCGAGATCGAAATCGGTCCGGAAACCTGA
- a CDS encoding dethiobiotin synthase gives MSDQSDSAVHFPSSGGIKTSFTEEKREIFPEFDLVLGTDTQVGKTVVSAILLRELASEKRTPAYLKPVLTGGRGEDSGSDPSRCREMSGLSDSPFEWMFEFPDPIDPMTAATRSGVSIDPGVIRRKIRSLALQHALVVEGAGGVLSPFFPGGKGFLSLFAPGELSRCRVHLVSHPHLGCLSQILCALRAMEPFSVSCLHLVYRPVTDEWPLATSLNPETLRNLLPLIPLRLHKSPSS, from the coding sequence GTGTCTGACCAATCCGATTCCGCTGTCCATTTCCCTTCATCGGGAGGGATAAAAACGTCTTTCACCGAAGAGAAAAGGGAGATTTTTCCAGAATTTGACCTGGTTCTCGGGACGGATACACAGGTTGGAAAAACGGTTGTCAGCGCGATCTTGCTCAGGGAACTGGCATCGGAAAAGAGAACGCCGGCTTATCTGAAACCGGTTCTGACGGGGGGGCGGGGGGAAGATTCAGGCAGCGACCCTTCCCGATGCCGGGAGATGTCCGGTCTCTCCGATTCTCCCTTTGAATGGATGTTCGAATTTCCGGACCCGATTGATCCAATGACCGCAGCAACAAGGTCCGGGGTATCCATCGACCCCGGTGTCATTCGGAGGAAAATCCGGTCTCTGGCGCTTCAGCATGCGTTGGTTGTGGAGGGAGCGGGCGGGGTTCTCTCTCCTTTTTTTCCGGGAGGGAAAGGGTTTCTCTCGCTCTTTGCACCCGGTGAGCTTTCTCGTTGCCGAGTGCATCTTGTCAGCCACCCTCATCTGGGATGTCTCTCCCAAATCCTGTGCGCCCTTCGGGCAATGGAGCCTTTTTCTGTCTCCTGCCTTCATCTGGTTTACCGTCCGGTGACGGACGAGTGGCCTCTGGCGACATCCCTGAACCCGGAGACTCTCCGGAACCTTCTTCCCTTGATCCCCCTCCGTCTTCATAAATCGCCTTCCTCCTGA
- the efp gene encoding elongation factor P, with product MGVLVTNEFRNGARLELDGEPYIIVEFQHVKPGKGGAFVRTRLKSLKNGNVIDRTFRSGEKFDEPDIEEKTMQYLYAEGSDYIFMDTENYEQLSLSKSELGDRILYLKEQMVANVLYYKGKAITVDLPLFVELQIAETDPARKGDMASGGSKPAKLETGAIVKVPFHLQEGDIIKVDTRTGDYIERVKASS from the coding sequence ATGGGAGTCCTTGTCACAAACGAATTCCGAAATGGGGCACGATTGGAACTGGATGGAGAGCCCTATATCATTGTCGAATTCCAGCACGTGAAGCCAGGAAAGGGCGGAGCCTTTGTCCGGACCCGACTCAAAAGCCTTAAAAACGGCAATGTTATCGACCGGACATTTCGTTCGGGGGAAAAGTTTGACGAACCCGACATTGAGGAAAAGACCATGCAGTACCTCTATGCGGAAGGATCGGATTACATTTTCATGGATACGGAGAACTACGAACAGCTGTCCCTGTCCAAATCCGAACTGGGCGACAGGATCCTCTACCTGAAGGAACAGATGGTGGCCAATGTCCTTTACTACAAGGGGAAAGCCATCACGGTCGACCTTCCGCTTTTTGTCGAGCTCCAGATTGCGGAAACGGACCCGGCGAGAAAAGGAGATATGGCTTCCGGCGGCTCCAAACCGGCAAAACTTGAAACCGGAGCGATCGTCAAGGTCCCCTTTCACCTTCAGGAAGGCGACATCATCAAGGTCGATACCCGGACGGGAGACTACATTGAACGCGTAAAGGCTTCCTCATGA
- a CDS encoding CHASE3 domain-containing protein — protein sequence MGSFFWNSRRLSLLMIFLAIGILLWMGIVSLHFLGSFLQESDRVEHSWMVLTSIDRLFSELQDAETGERGYLITRNPSFLSPYQSAEKEVRGHLHDLEHLVSDRPSQEMRAMELGKLIDKRLFLLGNGVALGRSGAFPHRDALLMVMLRGKEVMDQIRHLTQSMKSSEYRRLRRRSLLFYRTRKKVLPLVGGGLAASVLMIVLSSLFLSREIDRRVRAEHKARQYAEEVRDLYDYAPCGYHSVDHEGTFVRINETELSWLGYKREEVEGRKRIFELLSPEDLPLYQNAFQGMLRGEPVRDLRLRFLRKDGTVLPALLNASVIRDAFGRFLSTRGVLLDMTQKLIDEEKILDLNRTLSERNMQLEVTNGELEGFSYSVSHDLRAPLRSIDGFSRILQEDYAGKLDAEGERVIGVIRNNTRKMSNLIDDLLAFSRLGKKAFAWSLVDMEALIREDILPGILSGGGKGAGVEVTLSPLPRAWGDSTLLAQVWTNLLSNAVKFSEKREKPSVRVEGKVEMGEVVYTVRDNGVGFDMQYYDKLFKVFQRLHAQAEFPGTGVGLAIVQRVIARHGGRVWAESQLNEGAAFHFSLPARDGPPV from the coding sequence ATGGGTTCCTTTTTTTGGAATTCCCGCCGGCTCTCCCTTCTGATGATTTTTCTTGCGATCGGCATCCTTCTCTGGATGGGGATCGTCTCACTCCATTTTCTTGGGTCTTTTCTTCAGGAATCGGACAGGGTTGAACATTCCTGGATGGTTCTGACGTCCATCGACAGACTGTTCTCGGAACTTCAGGACGCCGAAACAGGAGAAAGGGGGTATCTCATCACCCGGAACCCCTCTTTCCTGTCGCCCTATCAGTCCGCTGAAAAAGAAGTGCGCGGACACCTGCACGATCTGGAACATCTCGTCTCCGACAGGCCCTCCCAGGAAATGCGGGCGATGGAGCTCGGGAAACTGATCGACAAACGGTTGTTCCTTTTGGGAAACGGAGTCGCCCTTGGGAGAAGTGGTGCTTTTCCTCATCGGGATGCTCTTCTGATGGTGATGCTTCGGGGAAAGGAGGTGATGGATCAGATCCGGCATCTGACGCAATCCATGAAATCATCGGAATACCGGAGGCTCCGCCGTCGATCCCTCTTGTTTTACCGGACGAGGAAAAAAGTCCTCCCGCTCGTCGGGGGAGGACTGGCGGCCAGTGTTCTGATGATCGTACTTTCCTCCCTCTTTCTGTCTCGTGAGATCGACCGCCGTGTCCGGGCAGAGCACAAAGCCCGGCAATACGCGGAGGAGGTCCGGGATTTATACGACTATGCTCCTTGCGGCTATCATTCGGTCGATCACGAGGGAACCTTTGTCCGGATCAATGAAACGGAATTGTCCTGGCTGGGGTACAAGAGAGAGGAAGTTGAAGGAAGAAAAAGGATTTTTGAATTGCTTTCCCCGGAAGACCTGCCCCTTTATCAAAACGCGTTTCAGGGCATGCTGAGGGGGGAACCCGTCCGTGACCTCCGGCTGCGGTTTCTTCGGAAGGATGGAACGGTGCTTCCGGCGCTTCTGAATGCCTCGGTCATCCGGGATGCTTTCGGAAGATTTCTGTCCACGAGGGGGGTCCTTCTGGACATGACGCAAAAACTGATCGACGAAGAGAAGATCCTGGATCTGAACAGGACTCTCTCGGAGCGGAACATGCAGCTGGAAGTCACCAACGGGGAACTCGAAGGTTTTTCCTACTCCGTTTCGCATGACCTTCGCGCTCCGCTCCGATCCATCGACGGATTTTCCCGCATCCTCCAGGAGGATTACGCCGGAAAACTGGATGCGGAAGGAGAGCGGGTGATCGGCGTGATCCGGAACAACACCCGGAAAATGTCGAATCTGATCGATGATCTCCTGGCCTTCTCCCGTTTGGGAAAAAAAGCTTTTGCCTGGAGTCTGGTGGATATGGAGGCACTGATTCGCGAGGATATTTTGCCCGGTATCCTGTCCGGCGGCGGAAAAGGGGCCGGGGTTGAGGTGACCCTATCCCCCTTGCCCAGGGCGTGGGGGGATAGCACTCTTCTGGCCCAGGTCTGGACCAATCTGCTTTCCAACGCGGTCAAGTTTTCCGAAAAGAGGGAAAAGCCCTCTGTTCGTGTAGAAGGGAAGGTGGAGATGGGGGAAGTCGTCTACACCGTCCGGGACAACGGAGTCGGATTCGATATGCAGTATTACGACAAGCTCTTCAAGGTTTTTCAGCGTCTTCACGCCCAGGCGGAGTTTCCGGGAACAGGAGTCGGTCTGGCGATTGTCCAGCGCGTGATTGCGCGGCATGGTGGGCGGGTCTGGGCGGAAAGTCAATTAAACGAAGGAGCCGCGTTTCACTTTTCTCTTCCCGCGCGCGATGGTCCGCCTGTCTGA
- a CDS encoding response regulator, producing MADCVESVEILLVEDNPDDAELTRRALQKHHFINMVTWVKDGEEALAYLYGTKKFPDRPDRPPRLILLDFKLPKLDGIEVLRRIKSDENLKHIPVVMLTSSNEERDLVDAYRLGVNSYIVKPVEFEEFVKTVSGIGFYWVLTNRVPDC from the coding sequence ATGGCCGATTGTGTCGAATCCGTCGAAATTCTTCTGGTCGAGGACAATCCGGATGATGCGGAACTGACCCGGAGAGCACTTCAGAAGCACCACTTTATCAACATGGTCACCTGGGTCAAGGATGGAGAAGAGGCGCTTGCTTATCTTTATGGAACCAAAAAATTTCCGGATCGGCCTGATCGCCCGCCCCGGCTGATTTTGCTTGACTTCAAGCTCCCAAAGCTGGACGGGATCGAGGTTCTTCGGCGGATCAAGTCGGACGAAAATCTGAAACATATTCCCGTCGTGATGCTGACGTCTTCGAACGAGGAAAGGGACCTGGTAGATGCCTATCGTCTGGGTGTCAACAGTTATATTGTCAAGCCGGTGGAGTTCGAAGAGTTTGTCAAAACGGTTTCCGGTATCGGGTTCTACTGGGTGCTGACCAACCGGGTTCCGGATTGCTGA
- the thiE gene encoding thiamine phosphate synthase, whose protein sequence is MTERSWSFPSLLYLAGTQDFPSPDHLFSHVEKACQGGLKWFQYREKVLPDRLLYETARRLREITREYGTLLTINDRTDIALLVGADGVHLGQDDLPSVREFRKLFPSEVLHLGISTHSPYEVRRALLLKPDYLGVGPIFQTSTKDTGVEPRGVAAVEETRKLTSLPLVAIGGITAEHAGVLYRAGSHAVALSGAITSSPDPLPVLEMFFRSR, encoded by the coding sequence GTGACTGAGAGAAGCTGGTCTTTCCCTTCCCTCCTGTACCTTGCGGGAACCCAGGATTTCCCTTCTCCCGACCATTTATTCTCCCATGTGGAAAAAGCCTGTCAGGGAGGGTTGAAGTGGTTTCAATACCGGGAAAAGGTTCTTCCGGACCGTCTGCTTTACGAAACGGCCCGCCGTCTCCGGGAGATCACGCGGGAATATGGAACTTTGCTGACAATCAACGACCGGACAGACATTGCCCTTCTGGTCGGTGCGGACGGCGTTCATCTGGGGCAGGATGATCTCCCGTCGGTAAGGGAGTTCCGAAAGCTGTTTCCCTCGGAGGTGTTGCACCTCGGAATCTCGACTCACAGCCCCTATGAGGTCCGGAGAGCCCTTCTCCTGAAGCCCGACTACCTGGGCGTTGGGCCGATCTTTCAAACGTCCACCAAGGACACCGGAGTCGAACCGCGGGGCGTCGCCGCGGTCGAGGAAACCCGAAAGCTCACCTCCCTGCCTCTGGTGGCCATCGGCGGGATCACCGCCGAACACGCTGGCGTCCTCTACCGGGCGGGAAGTCACGCCGTGGCCCTCTCGGGAGCCATCACCTCCTCCCCCGATCCTCTTCCCGTTCTGGAGATGTTTTTCCGGTCCCGATAA
- a CDS encoding EAL domain-containing protein, giving the protein MIPENFPDRKVRVLFLEDVPEDVEMEVRELSRAGLSVEIRVAADETGFVHALRSFLPDVILSDYTLPTNFNGLRALAIARQEFPDTPFIFVSGTIGEERAIEAMRDGATDYILKEHQDRLGLAVIHAISNSRKKILLKKAEEALRESESRFSAFMQNFPGAAFIRDHDGRYQYVNAYWLRMFSKGPEDVLNKRLSDVWDADIVEGLRNNDRIVLSTGKPIQTVEVTRMDGRMKYWLANKFLIPSSTEGGGGRVGGVSIDITSHHEQELRIIRINRSLRLLSGINAVIVRVREQEDLFREFCRLSIEDGNFPAVWIAGFNRDTGERRILASRTKSGGVQVQGNWTERFLTDESGVGKTLREKEDVVFSVSSVSGQDRLPSDSRDHMVAAFSIRLGKEEDGALVFHADDRQVFDQEEKLLLRELADNLSFALEAIEKQKQLDYLAYHDNATGLANRSLFLDRLRQSLDLPKALSPLTAVVVLSIERMQFVYDTLGRIAGEELIALYSARLSSLVLNVNRIGRIGDNLFAISLNIFPSVEEIVHFVQDRLLPHLSDPFVIGGQEVRVLTRMGISISPEDSRDAETLLSAATTALSNAQRDGETYRFYTRGMNEMVRERLSLESHLLRALKNHEFVLFYQPKVRLSNGSIEGVEALIRWQDPDKGIVFPSRFIPTLEETGLILPVGEWVVQQALSDLSGWIARGLSVPRVSVNVSSIQLRHRDFLETLVRLWGPEERAGLLEIEITESLILDDVPGTIATLQEIRSQGMTVSIDDFGTGYSSLSYLASLPVNTLKIDQSFVAQLGDRPESLSIVSAIISLAHSLNLSVVAEGVEKESQLSMLSELGCDAIQGFLVSEALPADRFEAFLQNGKGFLPGA; this is encoded by the coding sequence TTGATACCAGAAAATTTCCCTGACCGGAAGGTTCGGGTCCTGTTTCTCGAAGATGTTCCGGAAGATGTCGAGATGGAGGTCCGGGAGCTTTCCCGTGCGGGGCTTTCCGTAGAGATTCGGGTGGCGGCGGACGAGACGGGATTCGTTCACGCCCTTCGGTCGTTTCTCCCGGATGTCATTTTGTCCGACTACACGCTTCCGACGAACTTCAACGGGCTAAGGGCTCTTGCCATTGCCCGTCAGGAGTTTCCGGATACTCCCTTCATCTTCGTCTCTGGCACGATCGGAGAAGAGCGGGCGATCGAAGCGATGCGGGACGGAGCCACCGACTATATCCTGAAAGAGCATCAGGACCGGTTGGGTCTTGCTGTCATCCACGCCATCTCGAATTCCCGGAAGAAAATTCTTCTGAAGAAAGCGGAAGAGGCCCTTCGGGAGAGCGAGTCGCGGTTTTCCGCTTTTATGCAAAACTTTCCCGGTGCTGCATTTATTCGCGATCACGACGGCCGGTATCAGTATGTCAACGCATACTGGCTCCGGATGTTTTCCAAAGGTCCGGAGGATGTCCTGAACAAACGACTGTCGGATGTCTGGGACGCGGATATCGTCGAGGGCTTGAGGAACAATGACAGGATTGTTCTGTCGACCGGAAAACCGATCCAGACCGTCGAAGTCACCCGGATGGACGGGCGGATGAAGTATTGGCTGGCGAACAAGTTCCTGATCCCTTCCTCAACGGAAGGAGGGGGTGGCAGAGTCGGGGGGGTGTCGATCGACATTACCAGCCATCACGAACAGGAGCTCCGTATCATCCGAATCAACAGGAGCCTTCGGCTTTTGAGCGGAATCAATGCCGTTATTGTCCGGGTGCGTGAACAAGAAGACCTGTTCCGGGAGTTTTGCCGTCTGTCCATTGAGGACGGGAATTTTCCGGCGGTCTGGATCGCGGGATTCAATCGTGATACGGGAGAGAGAAGAATACTCGCTTCGCGAACGAAGAGCGGGGGGGTGCAGGTTCAGGGAAACTGGACGGAGCGATTTCTGACGGATGAGAGTGGGGTCGGAAAGACGCTCCGGGAAAAAGAAGATGTGGTTTTTTCCGTTTCATCTGTTTCGGGACAAGACCGTCTCCCATCGGACTCCCGTGATCATATGGTGGCGGCCTTTTCCATTCGTCTGGGAAAAGAGGAGGACGGAGCTCTTGTTTTTCATGCCGACGATCGTCAGGTCTTCGACCAGGAGGAAAAGCTTCTCCTCCGGGAGCTGGCGGACAACCTCTCCTTTGCCCTTGAAGCGATCGAAAAGCAGAAGCAGCTGGATTATCTGGCCTATCACGATAACGCCACCGGTCTTGCCAATCGGTCTCTTTTCCTGGATCGTCTCCGCCAGTCCCTGGATTTGCCGAAAGCGCTCTCCCCCTTGACGGCTGTCGTGGTTCTGTCAATCGAGAGGATGCAGTTCGTGTACGACACGCTGGGACGGATTGCCGGGGAAGAGCTGATTGCCCTCTACTCTGCACGATTGTCCTCTCTCGTCCTGAATGTCAACCGTATCGGCCGTATCGGGGACAACCTGTTTGCGATCAGTCTGAATATTTTTCCGTCGGTGGAAGAGATTGTTCATTTTGTTCAGGACCGGCTTCTGCCCCATCTCTCGGATCCGTTTGTTATCGGGGGACAAGAGGTCCGCGTCCTGACGCGGATGGGCATATCGATCAGTCCGGAAGACAGCCGGGATGCGGAAACACTCCTCAGTGCCGCCACAACGGCGCTCTCCAATGCCCAAAGAGATGGCGAAACCTATCGGTTCTATACCCGGGGGATGAATGAGATGGTCCGGGAACGACTCTCTCTCGAGTCCCATCTCCTGCGCGCCCTCAAAAATCATGAATTTGTCCTGTTCTATCAGCCCAAAGTGCGCTTGTCGAACGGGTCGATCGAAGGGGTCGAGGCGTTGATACGCTGGCAGGATCCGGACAAGGGGATCGTGTTCCCTTCCCGATTCATCCCGACACTGGAGGAGACGGGCTTGATCCTTCCCGTCGGAGAATGGGTTGTTCAACAGGCTCTTTCCGATCTTTCCGGCTGGATTGCCAGGGGATTGTCGGTCCCCCGAGTCTCGGTGAACGTGTCCTCCATCCAGCTCAGACACCGGGATTTTCTGGAAACGCTTGTCCGGCTCTGGGGGCCGGAAGAGCGGGCCGGTCTCCTGGAAATCGAAATTACGGAAAGCCTGATTCTGGATGATGTGCCAGGGACGATCGCGACTCTTCAGGAGATCCGCTCCCAGGGGATGACGGTTTCCATTGACGATTTCGGAACGGGGTATTCTTCCCTCAGTTACCTTGCCAGCCTTCCGGTCAACACGCTCAAGATTGACCAGTCTTTTGTCGCTCAACTGGGAGATCGTCCGGAAAGTCTGTCGATCGTCTCTGCCATTATTTCCCTGGCGCATTCGCTGAACCTGTCCGTCGTGGCGGAGGGAGTCGAAAAAGAGAGCCAGTTGTCCATGCTGAGTGAACTTGGATGCGATGCCATCCAGGGATTTTTGGTGAGTGAAGCCTTGCCGGCAGACCGTTTTGAGGCGTTTCTGCAAAACGGAAAAGGTTTTCTGCCGGGCGCCTGA
- the aroQ gene encoding type II 3-dehydroquinate dehydratase produces the protein MNPRVLVLNGPNLNRLGKREPSVYGRDTLADLEKGLKTLAAELLVEVDFFQSNHEGVLIDRIHLAADEGVDGFLINPGALTHTSVALRDAFLAVNKPFIEIHISNPSAREPFRQESFLSDISSGVLSGFGTFGYHLALRGLLETLRQKK, from the coding sequence ATGAATCCCCGAGTTCTGGTATTAAACGGTCCCAACCTGAACAGGCTGGGAAAAAGGGAGCCCTCCGTTTATGGCCGGGACACCCTGGCGGATCTGGAAAAAGGGTTAAAGACGCTTGCGGCTGAACTCTTGGTCGAAGTGGACTTCTTTCAGAGCAATCATGAAGGGGTTCTGATTGACCGTATTCACCTTGCAGCCGACGAAGGTGTCGATGGCTTCCTGATCAACCCTGGTGCCTTGACCCACACCAGTGTCGCTCTTCGCGATGCGTTCCTTGCGGTGAACAAACCTTTTATTGAAATTCATATTTCCAATCCATCTGCACGGGAACCGTTCCGGCAAGAGAGCTTTCTGAGCGACATTTCATCGGGGGTCCTTTCCGGATTCGGGACTTTTGGTTATCATTTGGCTCTTCGAGGCCTCTTGGAAACCTTGCGGCAAAAAAAGTAA
- a CDS encoding Arc family DNA-binding protein, which translates to MKRFTLRLDENIYWRVRVLARKHKRSLNNEICFLLQEILQSSEAILIEQPQRKEKKSAE; encoded by the coding sequence ATGAAAAGGTTCACATTGCGTCTTGATGAAAATATTTATTGGCGCGTGAGGGTACTGGCCCGCAAGCACAAGCGATCCCTGAACAATGAGATCTGCTTCCTCTTGCAGGAGATCCTTCAGTCCAGTGAAGCGATCCTGATCGAACAACCCCAGCGAAAGGAGAAAAAAAGCGCAGAATAA
- the accC gene encoding acetyl-CoA carboxylase biotin carboxylase subunit translates to MKKQPPFKKVLVANRGEIALRIIRACREMGVQTVAIYSTADRESLHVRMADEAVCVGPPETNLSYRNIPNIISAAEITQSEAIHPGYGFLSENAHFAEICQSAGVVFIGPSPESISLMGDKARAKSLMRETRVPVVPGSQGAISSEEEAITLSREIGYPLIIKASAGGGGRGMRIVHQEGDFDNALHAAQTEAFQAFGSKEVYIEKYFQNPRHVEIQILADTEGNVYALGERDCSIQRRHQKLVEESPSPVLSPKLRQEMSEAAVRAARAANYVNAGTVEFLVDDRRNFFFIEMNTRIQVEHPVTETLFQYDLVKAQIRIAAGLPVEPPGKSSGHAIECRINAEDPWTFAPSPGHLERFLIPGGPGVRVDTAFFEGATIPPQYDSLIAKLIVNGRTREEALDRMARALAEFEIKGIRTTIPFHIALMQDEAFRKGTYSTGFVEHFLARRPRERSDE, encoded by the coding sequence GTGAAAAAACAACCGCCTTTCAAGAAAGTTCTCGTCGCAAACAGGGGAGAAATCGCCCTTCGGATTATCCGTGCCTGCCGGGAGATGGGAGTTCAAACCGTTGCGATCTATTCTACCGCAGACCGTGAATCCCTTCATGTGCGCATGGCGGACGAAGCTGTTTGTGTGGGCCCCCCCGAAACCAATCTGAGTTACCGGAACATTCCCAATATCATCAGCGCCGCGGAAATCACGCAATCGGAAGCGATCCATCCCGGATATGGATTTCTCTCGGAAAATGCGCATTTTGCGGAGATTTGCCAGTCCGCCGGAGTGGTTTTCATCGGACCCTCTCCCGAAAGTATTTCCCTGATGGGCGACAAGGCCAGGGCCAAATCCCTGATGAGGGAAACCCGGGTTCCCGTCGTTCCCGGAAGCCAGGGAGCAATCTCGTCTGAAGAGGAAGCCATCACACTCTCGCGCGAAATCGGCTATCCCCTGATCATCAAGGCTTCCGCTGGCGGAGGAGGACGCGGGATGCGCATCGTCCACCAGGAAGGGGATTTCGACAACGCGTTGCATGCCGCCCAAACGGAAGCGTTTCAGGCGTTCGGTTCAAAAGAAGTCTACATTGAAAAGTATTTCCAGAACCCCCGCCATGTGGAAATACAGATTCTGGCAGATACAGAAGGGAATGTTTACGCCCTGGGGGAGAGGGACTGTTCCATCCAGAGACGACATCAGAAACTCGTCGAAGAGTCCCCTTCCCCCGTGCTGTCCCCCAAACTTCGCCAGGAGATGTCCGAAGCGGCGGTTCGGGCAGCACGGGCAGCCAATTATGTGAACGCGGGTACCGTCGAGTTTCTCGTGGATGACCGTCGGAACTTTTTCTTTATCGAAATGAACACCCGGATCCAGGTTGAACACCCGGTGACGGAAACACTGTTTCAATATGATCTCGTGAAGGCGCAGATCCGGATTGCCGCCGGTCTTCCGGTCGAGCCTCCCGGAAAATCCTCCGGACATGCCATTGAATGTCGCATCAACGCCGAAGATCCATGGACGTTTGCACCTTCCCCCGGACATCTGGAGCGGTTTCTTATCCCCGGTGGTCCAGGGGTGAGGGTCGATACGGCTTTTTTTGAGGGAGCCACCATTCCTCCCCAATATGACAGCCTGATCGCCAAACTGATCGTCAACGGACGAACCCGGGAGGAAGCTCTGGACCGGATGGCCCGGGCCCTGGCAGAATTTGAAATCAAGGGGATCCGAACGACAATTCCCTTCCACATCGCCCTGATGCAGGATGAAGCCTTCCGGAAAGGCACATATTCAACCGGATTTGTCGAGCATTTTCTGGCCCGACGCCCCCGGGAGCGGTCCGACGAATGA